A part of Jeotgalibaca porci genomic DNA contains:
- the dcm gene encoding DNA (cytosine-5-)-methyltransferase, whose protein sequence is MNKEFKILELFAGVGGFRIGFENSNKALYKTKWANQWEPSRKTQDAFEVYDYHFPDSMNLNENIEEIPDSVFQKMDADIIVGGFPCQDYSVARSKKNEMGIQGKKGVLFWEIIRAVTQIKPQYLVLENVDRLLKAPSKQRGRDFAIMLAAFNELGYSVEWRIINAAEYGRSQRRRRVFFFVYRNDTEFAKKIDKKFEAENPDVFFESHLYDSYIFKDGLFARQFPVVPQPVKNRHATYKLSSDIVDISDNFTGTVWNTGIMRHGRYFTIDTVPTMEETPIPLGKILESEENVPEKYYVTDEKRLEKFQYLRGSKKIERTSVDGHKYIYSEGGMAPTDDLNLPGRTMLTSEGTVNRSTHFIEVNGRHRLITPIEAERLQDFPDDWTKYKRLSDGTIVEVSDRMRMFFMGNALVTEIVKRIADELENIISEENF, encoded by the coding sequence GTGAATAAAGAATTTAAAATATTAGAACTTTTTGCAGGGGTTGGTGGGTTTCGTATTGGGTTTGAGAATTCGAATAAAGCGTTATATAAAACGAAATGGGCCAACCAATGGGAACCGTCACGAAAGACACAAGATGCATTTGAAGTCTATGATTATCATTTTCCAGATAGTATGAATCTTAATGAAAATATTGAAGAAATACCGGATAGCGTTTTTCAAAAAATGGACGCAGATATCATTGTAGGTGGGTTTCCTTGTCAGGATTACTCCGTTGCTAGAAGTAAAAAAAATGAAATGGGTATCCAGGGTAAAAAGGGTGTCTTATTTTGGGAGATTATCCGGGCTGTTACTCAGATAAAACCGCAGTATCTTGTGTTAGAAAATGTGGATCGTTTATTAAAAGCACCTTCTAAACAGCGTGGAAGAGATTTCGCTATTATGTTAGCTGCTTTCAATGAATTGGGCTACTCTGTAGAATGGCGTATTATTAATGCTGCTGAATATGGGAGAAGCCAACGTCGTCGTCGTGTTTTCTTTTTCGTCTATAGAAACGACACAGAATTTGCAAAAAAAATAGATAAAAAGTTTGAAGCTGAAAATCCAGATGTATTTTTCGAAAGCCATCTTTATGATTCATACATTTTTAAAGACGGGTTATTTGCGCGTCAATTTCCTGTTGTACCTCAGCCCGTTAAAAACAGACATGCCACATATAAATTATCCAGTGATATTGTAGATATATCAGACAATTTTACGGGGACTGTATGGAACACAGGAATTATGAGGCACGGGCGTTACTTCACTATTGATACGGTACCCACAATGGAAGAAACACCTATTCCATTAGGGAAAATTTTAGAAAGCGAAGAAAACGTGCCCGAAAAATATTATGTAACCGATGAAAAAAGGTTAGAAAAATTCCAATATTTAAGAGGGTCAAAAAAAATTGAACGCACTTCCGTTGACGGTCATAAATACATTTATTCTGAAGGTGGAATGGCCCCAACAGATGATTTAAATCTTCCAGGGAGAACGATGTTGACTTCTGAAGGAACGGTTAACCGATCGACTCATTTTATTGAAGTAAATGGTCGCCATCGTTTAATCACACCTATTGAAGCAGAACGTCTACAGGACTTCCCCGATGACTGGACGAAGTATAAGAGACTCTCGGATGGTACGATTGTTGAAGTTTCTGATCGTATGCGTATGTTCTTTATGGGGAATGCTTTAGTAACAGAAATCGTGAAAAGAATTGCGGATGAATTAGAAAATATTATTAGTGAAGAAAATTTCTAG
- the bcrA gene encoding bacitracin ABC transporter ATP-binding protein BcrA gives MDYIIETENLTKRYGTATVVDKVNLHVPTGKIYGLLGRNGAGKTTAMKMMLQLALPTDGTVRLFGTNYKENIHTLYSKVGSIIETPGFYSNLTGYENLQILAKLRGGVSKSGVEKALEVVGLHKEKRKVFSDYSLGMKQRLGIAAAIMHEPELLILDEPINGLDPIGIVEIRSFLSELSHNHGITIFISSHVLSEIEQIADIIGVMHEGHLVEEVNISELHKRNRKYIQFDLSDSEIAGKILESHYHMTDFTVQDGTVRIYDFSQSVGEINREFARNGLLVTRIDDSEENLEDYFSKLIGGGGIA, from the coding sequence ATGGATTATATCATTGAAACAGAAAATCTTACGAAGCGATACGGAACAGCCACCGTTGTCGATAAGGTCAATCTTCATGTGCCAACGGGCAAAATTTATGGTTTGCTCGGCAGAAACGGAGCAGGCAAAACCACAGCAATGAAAATGATGTTGCAGCTTGCTCTCCCAACGGATGGAACGGTACGCTTGTTTGGCACAAACTATAAGGAAAATATCCATACCCTTTATAGCAAAGTAGGCTCTATTATCGAAACACCGGGATTTTACAGTAATTTAACAGGGTATGAGAATTTGCAAATTCTCGCTAAACTGCGAGGGGGAGTATCTAAAAGTGGAGTAGAAAAAGCTCTTGAAGTTGTGGGGCTGCATAAAGAGAAAAGAAAAGTCTTTTCCGATTATTCCCTCGGAATGAAGCAACGGCTTGGTATTGCCGCCGCCATTATGCACGAGCCGGAGCTTTTAATACTTGACGAACCGATTAACGGACTTGACCCCATTGGAATAGTTGAAATACGCTCATTTTTATCTGAACTTAGTCACAATCATGGCATTACCATTTTTATCTCAAGCCATGTTTTAAGCGAGATTGAACAGATAGCAGATATTATCGGCGTTATGCACGAGGGGCATTTAGTAGAGGAAGTGAATATATCCGAGCTTCACAAAAGGAATCGAAAATACATTCAATTTGATTTATCTGACAGTGAGATAGCTGGAAAGATTTTAGAAAGCCACTACCACATGACGGATTTTACAGTGCAGGACGGTACGGTGAGAATTTATGACTTTAGCCAAAGTGTTGGAGAAATCAATCGAGAATTTGCACGAAATGGACTGCTCGTGACAAGGATAGATGATAGTGAGGAAAACTTAGAGGACTACTTTTCTAAACTGATTGGAGGTGGCGGTATTGCTTAA
- a CDS encoding IS6 family transposase: MTQFKGKQFQKDVIIVAVGYYLRYNLSYREVQEILYDRGIHVCHTTIYRWVQEYGKILYQIWKKKNKQSFYSWKMDETYIKIKGKWHYLYRAIDADGLTLDIWLRKKRDTQAAYAFLKRLVKQFDEPKVVVTDKAPSITSAFKKLKEYGFYQGTEHRTIKYLNNLIEQDHRPVKRRNKFYRSLRTASTTIKGMEAIRGLYKKTRKEGTLFGFSVCTEIKVLLGIPA, translated from the coding sequence ATGACTCAGTTCAAAGGAAAACAATTTCAAAAAGACGTGATTATCGTAGCCGTCGGCTACTATCTTCGGTACAACCTGAGTTATCGTGAAGTGCAGGAAATTCTGTATGACCGAGGAATTCACGTTTGTCACACCACAATTTACCGTTGGGTGCAAGAATACGGAAAGATTCTTTATCAAATTTGGAAAAAGAAAAACAAACAGTCCTTTTATTCATGGAAAATGGACGAGACTTATATCAAAATTAAAGGAAAATGGCATTATTTGTATCGAGCCATCGATGCAGATGGTTTAACCTTGGATATTTGGTTACGTAAAAAACGGGACACACAAGCAGCCTATGCTTTTCTTAAGCGGTTAGTGAAGCAGTTTGATGAACCGAAGGTTGTAGTCACAGATAAAGCCCCCTCTATTACAAGTGCCTTTAAGAAACTAAAAGAGTACGGCTTTTATCAAGGGACAGAACATCGTACCATTAAATACCTGAATAATTTGATTGAACAAGACCATCGTCCAGTAAAGAGACGCAATAAATTCTATCGAAGTTTACGCACTGCCTCTACCACGATTAAAGGCATGGAAGCCATCCGAGGATTATATAAGAAAACCCGAAAAGAAGGCACTCTCTTCGGGTTTTCGGTCTGTACTGAAATCAAGGTATTATTGGGAATCCCAGCTTAA
- the bcrD gene encoding bacitracin resistance undecaprenyl-diphosphatase BcrD yields the protein MVLDFIEILKVIFLGIVEGITEWLPISSTGHMILADKFITLNMSEAFKEMFFVVIQLGAILAVVVMFWNKMFPFQLKDKSQPLVKKDTFSLWFKVAVACIPSGIMGILFDDYLDAYLQTPIVISIMLIFYGLLFILIENWNKKRTPTTMALSDISYKTAILIGAFQVLSLIPGTSRSGATIIGALLIGVSRVAAAEFTFFLAVPTMLGASAFKLLKFGFDFTSAELLALVLGMAVAFAVSVLVIKFLMNFIKKHDFKVFGWYRIVLGILVVLITVM from the coding sequence ATGGTACTTGATTTTATAGAAATTTTAAAAGTTATTTTTCTTGGAATTGTTGAGGGTATTACTGAGTGGCTACCTATCAGCAGCACAGGACATATGATTCTTGCGGACAAATTTATCACACTTAATATGAGCGAAGCATTTAAAGAAATGTTTTTTGTTGTTATTCAACTTGGAGCTATACTCGCAGTGGTTGTAATGTTTTGGAACAAGATGTTTCCATTTCAGCTAAAGGATAAATCGCAGCCACTTGTTAAAAAGGATACTTTCTCGTTGTGGTTCAAGGTTGCAGTGGCTTGTATACCGTCAGGTATTATGGGGATTTTATTTGATGATTATTTGGATGCTTACCTCCAAACCCCCATTGTGATTTCAATCATGTTAATCTTTTATGGTTTGTTATTCATTCTCATAGAAAATTGGAATAAAAAGCGTACTCCTACTACTATGGCACTTTCTGACATCAGCTATAAAACAGCAATCTTGATAGGGGCATTTCAAGTGTTATCACTTATACCCGGCACATCACGGTCGGGAGCAACGATTATAGGTGCTTTACTCATAGGAGTTTCACGAGTGGCAGCAGCAGAGTTTACTTTTTTCCTCGCAGTACCTACTATGCTTGGAGCAAGTGCTTTTAAGCTGTTAAAATTCGGGTTTGATTTTACAAGTGCAGAACTGCTCGCTCTTGTTCTCGGTATGGCTGTGGCATTTGCGGTATCTGTCTTAGTAATTAAATTCCTAATGAACTTTATCAAAAAACATGATTTTAAGGTGTTTGGTTGGTATCGAATTGTGCTTGGTATACTTGTTGTACTTATAACAGTAATGTGA
- the bcrR gene encoding bacitracin resistance transcriptional activator BcrR: protein MEFNEKLQQLRTGKNLTQEQLAEQLYVSRTAISKWESGKGYPNIESLKCISKFFSVTIDELLSGEELITLAETENRSNLKKIYNYIYGILDMMAVAFIFLPLYGNSVGGYVYAVNLLSFTATTPFNLAVYWSAFAALIVIGIAKIILTHLDKETWGGIATKCSLGLTALAICFLAAAREPYITALMFLLFVAKIVVWIKQNGTK from the coding sequence ATGGAATTTAATGAAAAGCTACAACAGCTTAGGACTGGAAAGAACTTAACGCAGGAACAACTTGCGGAGCAATTATATGTATCAAGAACAGCCATTTCAAAATGGGAAAGCGGCAAGGGTTACCCTAACATTGAGTCGCTCAAGTGTATTTCTAAATTCTTTTCTGTGACCATAGATGAACTACTATCGGGCGAAGAACTGATTACACTTGCCGAAACTGAAAATCGTTCCAACTTGAAAAAGATTTACAACTATATTTATGGAATATTGGATATGATGGCAGTTGCGTTTATATTTCTTCCGTTATATGGAAACTCTGTTGGCGGTTATGTTTATGCGGTCAATCTACTATCATTTACAGCCACCACACCATTCAATCTTGCAGTCTACTGGAGTGCTTTTGCCGCCTTGATTGTAATAGGGATTGCTAAAATAATACTTACCCATTTAGATAAAGAAACATGGGGCGGCATTGCTACAAAATGCTCCCTTGGACTCACTGCTTTGGCTATCTGTTTCTTAGCAGCAGCAAGAGAACCATATATAACAGCACTTATGTTTCTGCTGTTTGTCGCAAAAATAGTTGTTTGGATTAAGCAGAACGGAACAAAGTAA
- a CDS encoding recombinase family protein: MIFGYARVSSLDQNLDTQIEKLRAANVDKIVSEKVSGVSLEREKLDDLLNMLVKGDTLVVARMDRLGRNTKQLLELVEHLEEKGVFLNILDLGIDTSKPAGKFILTVMSAFAELDRTMIKEKQAAGIELAKRKGVYKGRRKKYNEHHKGIQHALHLRKTTNMSVNEICEITGISRATFYRRMKELRD, encoded by the coding sequence ATGATATTTGGTTATGCTCGTGTTTCAAGTTTGGACCAAAACTTAGATACACAGATTGAAAAATTGAGAGCAGCTAACGTTGATAAAATTGTATCAGAAAAAGTGTCTGGCGTTTCGTTAGAGCGTGAGAAGTTAGATGACCTACTAAATATGTTAGTTAAAGGAGATACGCTTGTAGTCGCTCGTATGGACCGTTTAGGACGTAATACAAAACAACTGTTGGAATTAGTTGAACATTTAGAAGAAAAAGGGGTCTTTTTAAACATTTTAGATTTAGGAATAGATACTAGTAAACCTGCAGGCAAATTTATTTTAACAGTGATGTCTGCTTTTGCTGAATTAGATCGTACAATGATTAAAGAAAAACAAGCTGCAGGTATTGAACTAGCTAAAAGAAAAGGTGTTTATAAAGGACGCAGAAAAAAATATAACGAACACCATAAAGGGATTCAGCATGCCCTTCATTTGAGAAAAACAACAAATATGAGTGTGAATGAAATTTGTGAGATTACTGGAATCAGTCGAGCTACGTTTTATAGAAGAATGAAAGAACTTCGTGATTGA
- a CDS encoding recombinase family protein, with product MKYGYARVSTRNQDLEGQMRQLEEERCNRIYFEKITGTKSDRPEFQKLLQEIQTGDTLVVTKLDRFARSTQDALNTIKFLFEKGVRINVLNLGVIENTSTGRLIFTIFSAFADFERDLIVERTQEGKEIAKQRPGFKEGRPKKFSQQQINLALKLLETHSYTEVEKMTGISKSTLTRHKRKRKLEILIR from the coding sequence ATGAAATATGGCTATGCACGGGTGAGCACCCGTAACCAGGACCTCGAGGGACAAATGCGCCAGCTCGAGGAGGAGCGCTGCAACCGGATCTACTTCGAGAAGATCACGGGGACGAAGAGTGACCGCCCCGAGTTCCAGAAGCTCCTGCAGGAGATCCAGACCGGGGACACGCTGGTCGTGACCAAGCTGGACCGCTTCGCCCGCAGCACGCAGGACGCCCTGAACACGATCAAGTTCCTCTTCGAGAAAGGGGTGCGGATCAATGTCCTGAACCTAGGCGTGATTGAGAACACGTCCACCGGACGGTTGATCTTCACCATCTTCAGCGCCTTCGCGGACTTCGAGCGCGACCTGATTGTGGAGCGCACCCAGGAGGGGAAGGAGATTGCCAAGCAGAGGCCGGGCTTTAAGGAAGGGCGGCCGAAGAAGTTCTCCCAGCAGCAGATTAACCTGGCTCTGAAGCTCCTCGAGACACACTCCTACACCGAGGTGGAGAAGATGACGGGAATCAGTAAGAGCACCCTGACCCGCCATAAGAGGAAAAGAAAGTTAGAAATTTTGATACGCTGA
- a CDS encoding helix-turn-helix domain-containing protein translates to MHKKKLKLPFNKGELKKLDKPEYMKNNYATWRKFRKDSNANYYILPVEMKKYLPLLKSNSLNLYLFYCLNSNNEDGTSWYSTDSLAKSLDASTRSINTWNNDLIDLGLIYRIHDGKKSATTFLLPLSNYFVKVISPDLNKYIQTANTDIDGELVSVIHLFQWRKNSEKEEYDQPYNVVLLTFEKTIHPKQTNGEIIKKKKYVLLEIEEEIKEFSISLSAQNFQEDIYWFESPLEGKLPADILVKGIALSTVYNLKDKDYRYVLDTIETLSESIIHISEDTVLRV, encoded by the coding sequence ATGCACAAAAAGAAATTAAAACTGCCTTTTAACAAAGGCGAATTGAAAAAACTCGATAAGCCTGAATATATGAAAAACAATTATGCCACTTGGAGAAAATTTAGAAAAGACAGTAACGCTAATTACTACATTCTCCCTGTGGAAATGAAAAAGTATCTTCCTTTATTAAAATCGAACTCTTTGAATTTATACCTTTTCTATTGCCTGAACTCCAATAATGAAGACGGGACCTCTTGGTACTCTACCGACTCCTTGGCTAAATCTCTAGATGCCTCTACTAGATCCATTAACACCTGGAACAACGACCTAATTGATTTGGGACTTATATATAGAATTCATGACGGGAAAAAGAGCGCTACTACATTCTTACTTCCTTTATCAAACTACTTTGTCAAAGTGATTAGCCCTGATTTGAATAAGTATATTCAAACCGCCAATACAGATATAGATGGAGAATTAGTTTCCGTCATCCACTTGTTTCAATGGAGAAAAAACTCTGAAAAAGAAGAATATGATCAACCCTACAATGTTGTTTTGCTTACATTTGAGAAAACCATACATCCTAAACAAACTAACGGAGAGATAATTAAAAAGAAAAAATATGTGTTGCTAGAAATTGAAGAAGAGATAAAAGAATTTTCTATTTCTCTCTCCGCACAAAATTTCCAAGAAGATATTTATTGGTTTGAGAGTCCTCTAGAAGGAAAATTACCTGCCGATATTCTCGTCAAAGGTATTGCGTTATCCACGGTATATAACCTTAAGGATAAAGATTACAGGTACGTACTAGATACTATCGAAACCTTATCTGAAAGCATAATCCATATATCTGAGGACACAGTATTGAGAGTATAA
- a CDS encoding ABC transporter permease codes for MLNLISCELLKLKRSKMVLISVAGVLSTPLLMLIEALQTHFDKPEIIFTLSDIYSDSVLYIMLLVNIMIYVAIAAYLFSREYTESTLKTILPIPISRTKLLIGKFCTLLLWIVMLTLVTWAGIFIACGLYHAVFTLEGYSLLVAIVWLPKFLFGSILMFLTVSPFVFVAMKTKGFVAPMIGSAVIVMGSAALSNQEWGALYPWTATYFLVQGKLQSTGYPTLLSVSIIILVSAVGFLMTFHHFKKEDLK; via the coding sequence TTGCTTAATCTTATTTCTTGTGAATTATTAAAACTAAAGCGTTCAAAAATGGTGCTAATTAGTGTGGCAGGGGTATTATCTACCCCACTTTTGATGTTAATAGAAGCCTTGCAAACACATTTTGATAAGCCGGAGATTATCTTTACCTTGTCTGACATATACAGCGACAGTGTACTGTATATCATGCTGCTGGTAAACATTATGATATATGTGGCAATTGCAGCTTACTTGTTTAGCAGAGAGTACACAGAAAGCACACTCAAAACCATATTGCCCATACCCATTTCAAGGACAAAACTATTAATTGGAAAATTTTGCACCCTGCTTCTTTGGATTGTTATGCTCACCCTTGTAACATGGGCAGGTATATTTATCGCTTGTGGGCTATATCACGCTGTCTTTACATTGGAGGGATATAGCTTACTAGTGGCAATAGTATGGCTCCCCAAGTTTTTGTTTGGCAGTATCCTGATGTTTTTAACAGTTTCTCCTTTTGTGTTTGTTGCTATGAAAACAAAAGGATTTGTCGCCCCGATGATTGGCTCTGCCGTGATTGTCATGGGAAGTGCCGCACTTTCAAATCAAGAATGGGGAGCGTTGTATCCGTGGACAGCCACCTATTTCTTGGTGCAGGGTAAACTTCAGAGTACCGGCTATCCTACACTGCTGTCTGTATCTATTATTATTCTTGTATCAGCAGTTGGTTTTCTTATGACCTTTCATCATTTTAAAAAGGAGGATTTGAAATAA
- the tenpIN gene encoding type III toxin-antitoxin system TenpIN family toxin, which translates to MAGNNKIELRKLKDSFFSDHGDLKEIMKKEENKVRGYGYISCLIEKHHFAIPLRSSITHPYSFVVSTPSEAKGGHQGLDYTKAIIIDPSYLGSTFVIPNNQFGRIYRNQEKIIADFSEYVRIYKEFISTGVLPVEYKNAYSFTTLVNYHEELGLLVKSH; encoded by the coding sequence ATGGCAGGGAATAACAAAATCGAATTACGTAAACTCAAAGATTCTTTTTTTTCTGATCATGGTGATTTGAAGGAAATTATGAAAAAAGAAGAGAACAAGGTTCGAGGTTACGGATACATCAGCTGTTTGATTGAGAAGCACCATTTTGCTATACCCTTACGCTCTTCTATTACACATCCTTACAGCTTTGTCGTAAGCACCCCTTCAGAAGCAAAGGGTGGCCACCAAGGGTTAGATTATACAAAAGCAATAATAATTGACCCTTCATACTTAGGAAGTACCTTCGTTATTCCTAATAATCAATTTGGGCGGATTTATAGAAACCAAGAAAAAATTATTGCTGATTTTTCGGAATATGTGCGTATTTATAAAGAGTTTATTTCAACAGGTGTTTTACCTGTGGAATATAAAAATGCATATAGTTTTACTACATTAGTAAACTACCATGAGGAGTTAGGGCTACTGGTCAAATCTCACTAA
- a CDS encoding heavy metal translocating P-type ATPase: METIEEQQSQEKHNHNHDHDHEHGKMPIVLYFIGLALAVIALFLNEDYQLMRNILFSIATISAGYHVIVLEGLGETIENSKNQKKFMPNSHILMGLAAIGASLMGNFWEGTLLILIFSGAHFLEDYAEGRSKREITKLLEMNPTTARLILPDGSTKNVDVSELKVGDQLQVLNGDQVPIDGVILSGSTSIDESSINGESIPKEKYKGDGVFGSTINGTGSFTMKVTKENEDTVFSKILQLVNQNQDNQTKAASIIQKFEPKYVTVVLIAIPLFMLLAPFLLDWTWSQSVYRGLVLLVAASPCALAAATVSATLSTTSNLAKKGVLSKGSSYLSQLADTQAIAFDKTGTLTKGKPEVTNYYFADSVNEENMIDIVVALEKESNHPLADAILRKFEQKNKLTIEVENQIGKGLTGDYKGRNYRIGKPTSFDDVSDEYSRLNNEWSSEGKTVVYVAVDEAVIGLIALMDVPSEHAKETIDYFREQGIHTTLITGDSEMTGKAVAKQLGIDEVIANVMPEDKSRIIDEQKEKYGVVTMVGDGVNDAPALVNADVGIAMGDGTDVAVEVSDLVLMQNDLSKLVQSHNISTKMNRVIWQNVIFSMAVVAFLVVVSFLGLTDIAISVIIHEGSTLVVILNGLRLLRSNSKPIKN; this comes from the coding sequence ATGGAAACTATCGAAGAACAACAATCTCAAGAAAAACATAATCACAACCACGACCATGACCATGAACACGGAAAAATGCCAATCGTTTTATACTTTATTGGTTTAGCCTTAGCGGTGATCGCTTTATTTTTGAATGAAGATTATCAGTTAATGCGAAATATTTTATTCTCAATCGCTACAATCAGCGCTGGGTATCATGTCATTGTTCTTGAAGGCCTTGGAGAAACAATTGAGAACTCAAAAAACCAAAAAAAGTTCATGCCTAATTCTCATATTTTAATGGGATTAGCGGCAATCGGAGCTTCTTTAATGGGGAATTTTTGGGAAGGAACATTATTGATTCTTATTTTTTCTGGAGCACATTTTTTGGAAGATTATGCAGAAGGAAGAAGCAAACGAGAAATAACGAAATTACTCGAAATGAATCCAACGACTGCCCGGTTAATCCTACCTGATGGCAGTACAAAAAATGTAGATGTCAGTGAATTAAAAGTGGGAGATCAACTTCAAGTTTTGAATGGCGATCAAGTACCTATTGATGGCGTCATTTTGTCTGGATCTACATCCATTGATGAGTCGTCTATTAATGGAGAAAGTATCCCGAAAGAGAAATACAAAGGAGATGGCGTCTTCGGGAGTACAATTAATGGAACAGGTAGCTTCACGATGAAAGTCACCAAAGAAAACGAAGATACAGTATTTTCAAAAATTTTACAATTAGTGAACCAGAACCAAGATAACCAAACAAAAGCTGCGAGTATTATCCAAAAATTTGAACCCAAATACGTCACAGTTGTTTTAATTGCCATTCCGTTATTCATGTTATTGGCACCTTTTCTACTTGATTGGACATGGTCACAAAGTGTCTATAGAGGATTAGTCCTTTTAGTTGCAGCTTCACCGTGTGCTTTAGCAGCAGCTACTGTCTCGGCAACGCTATCGACGACTTCTAATTTAGCCAAAAAAGGAGTCCTTTCAAAAGGTAGTTCTTACCTGTCTCAATTAGCCGATACTCAAGCCATTGCATTTGACAAGACAGGAACCTTGACTAAAGGAAAACCTGAAGTAACCAATTACTATTTTGCTGATTCCGTGAACGAAGAAAACATGATTGATATCGTAGTAGCTCTTGAAAAAGAATCCAATCACCCTTTAGCAGATGCTATTCTAAGAAAGTTTGAGCAAAAAAATAAACTAACTATCGAAGTAGAAAACCAGATCGGCAAAGGATTGACAGGAGATTACAAAGGGAGAAATTATCGTATAGGAAAACCGACTTCGTTTGACGATGTTTCAGATGAATATAGTCGTTTAAATAATGAATGGTCGTCAGAAGGTAAGACGGTCGTATACGTAGCAGTAGATGAGGCTGTTATAGGTCTTATTGCCCTCATGGATGTTCCGAGTGAGCATGCAAAAGAAACCATTGATTATTTCAGAGAACAAGGCATACACACCACATTAATTACTGGTGACTCAGAAATGACGGGTAAAGCAGTCGCTAAACAATTAGGAATAGATGAAGTGATTGCGAATGTCATGCCGGAAGACAAATCCAGAATTATAGACGAACAAAAAGAAAAATACGGTGTAGTTACCATGGTTGGAGACGGAGTGAATGATGCCCCCGCTCTCGTAAACGCAGATGTGGGAATCGCTATGGGAGATGGGACCGATGTGGCAGTAGAGGTATCGGATTTAGTTTTAATGCAAAACGATTTATCCAAATTGGTACAATCTCATAATATATCTACGAAAATGAATCGTGTCATTTGGCAGAATGTTATTTTTTCAATGGCCGTTGTTGCCTTTTTAGTTGTCGTTAGTTTCTTAGGCTTAACGGATATTGCAATCAGTGTCATTATTCATGAAGGAAGTACATTGGTTGTTATTCTGAATGGGCTTCGATTGTTAAGGTCTAATTCTAAGCCTATCAAAAATTAA
- a CDS encoding helix-turn-helix domain-containing protein: MDYISVKAASEKWGISERRIQKLCEENRIDGTEKFGRAWMIPKDAEKPVDGRMKTRNKQEENHGI; encoded by the coding sequence ATGGATTACATTTCTGTGAAAGCCGCTTCTGAAAAATGGGGCATATCGGAAAGACGGATACAAAAATTATGTGAGGAAAATCGCATTGACGGAACTGAAAAATTTGGTCGTGCATGGATGATACCAAAAGATGCAGAAAAACCCGTTGATGGACGTATGAAAACAAGGAACAAACAGGAGGAGAATCATGGAATTTAA
- a CDS encoding IS6-like element ISEnfa1 family transposase, whose protein sequence is MTQFKGKQFQKDVIIVAVGYYLRYNLSYREVQEILYDRGIHVCHTTIYRWVQEYGKILYQIWKKKNKQSFYSWKMDETYIKIKGKWHYLYRAIDVDGLTLDIWLRKKRDTQAAYAFLKRLKNQFGEPKVLVTDKAPSIKSAFRKLQKNGLYITTEHRTIKYLNNLIEQDHRPIKRRNKFYQSLRTASTTIKGMEAIRGIYKKSRKEGSLFGFSVCTEIKGLLGIPA, encoded by the coding sequence ATGACTCAGTTCAAAGGAAAACAATTTCAAAAAGACGTGATTATCGTAGCCGTCGGCTACTATCTTCGGTACAACCTGAGTTATCGTGAAGTGCAGGAAATTCTGTATGACCGAGGAATTCACGTTTGTCACACCACAATTTACCGTTGGGTGCAAGAATACGGAAAGATTCTTTATCAAATTTGGAAAAAGAAAAACAAACAGTCCTTTTATTCATGGAAAATGGACGAGACTTATATCAAAATTAAAGGAAAGTGGCATTATTTATATCGCGCTATCGATGTAGATGGCTTAACCTTAGATATCTGGTTACGGAAAAAGCGCGACACACAGGCTGCGTATGCTTTTCTAAAACGACTGAAGAACCAGTTTGGAGAACCAAAGGTTCTAGTAACGGATAAAGCACCCTCTATTAAGAGTGCCTTCAGAAAGCTTCAGAAAAATGGACTGTATATAACAACAGAACATCGAACAATCAAGTATCTGAATAATCTGATTGAACAAGACCATCGTCCAATTAAGCGAAGAAACAAATTTTACCAAAGTTTGCGAACAGCCTCAACCACGATTAAAGGCATGGAAGCGATTCGAGGAATTTATAAAAAAAGCCGAAAAGAAGGGTCTCTTTTTGGCTTTTCCGTCTGTACAGAAATCAAAGGACTATTAGGAATCCCTGCTTAA